TCTCTTTCACCTTTCCTCCAAAGGAACGTTGGTTGCTTACTTGGGGACGCCCCTCTGTTTGATCGAGATCTGCAATCTCGTTCACCTTTCCCTCAAAGAAATTTTGTTCGCCCAGTTGGGGAGGCCTCTCTGTTTCATCGAGATCTACAATCTCTTTCACCTTTTCTCCAAAGGAACGTTGTCTACTCAATTGGGGAGGGCCCTCCGTTAAATCGAGATGGGAAATCTCGTTCACCAACCCTCCAAAGGAGGTTGTTTGCCCAATTGGGGAGGGCCCTCCGTTTGATCGAGATCGGCAATCCCGTTCACCAACCCTCTAAAGGAGGGTTGTTTGCCCAATTGGGGAGGGTCCTTGTTTGATCGAGATCAGCAATCTCGTTCACCTTTACTTCAAAGGAGCGTTGTATGCTTAATTGAGTGGGGCCCTTCGATTGATCGAAATCAGCCAATTGGAGAGGGCCTTCCATTTGATCGAGATCGGCAATCCCATTCACCTTGCGCTCAAACGAAGGTTGTTTGCCCAATTGCGGAGGGCCCTCCGTTTGATCGAGATTTGCAATCTTGTTCACCTTTACATCAAAGGAATGTTGTTTTCTTAATTGCGGAGGGCCCTTTGTTTGACCGAGATAGGAAAACCCGTTCACCTTTCCCTCAAAGGAATCTTGTTCTCCCAAAAGGGGAGGGCCCTCCGTTTGATCGAGATCTTCAATCTCTTTCACCTTTCCCTCAAAGGAATGTTGCTCGCCCAATCGCGGAAGGCCCTCCCTTTGATCGAGATCAGCAATCTCGTTCACCTTTCCTTTAAAGGAATGTTGTTCATCCAATTGCGGAGGGCACTCCGTTTGATCATCCGTGTAAGCTTTCGTTCCGCATAAGACTTCAAATAACACTAAACCGAAGGAGTACACATATGACTTGTGACTCACACCACCAGACACTTTATATTTAGGATCAACATATCCTCTCATGCCACGTGTACGTAGTTGAAAGGAGAAGATGGTTCCTTCGTGCTTTTGTGTTTTTCATGGAAAGTTCAAAGCAGATAACTTGGGCTGCCGGTTGTCATCAAGTAATATTTTGGAGCTCTTGATGTTGCAGTGTACTACGCTAAAATCACGTGCCTCATCATAATGGATATAACTCAGGGCATGCGCAATGCCAACACAAATTTCCAATCTCCGAGTCCACGTAAGTGTTGGGTCGTTCAAGTATATATCGAGACTTCCCTTAGCCTCATACTTGTTTACTAAAATCTTCTCATTATTTCCATGACAAAACCCAATAAAATCTACCAAATTTTGGTGCTTAAGACTAGAAAGCATCGAAATCTCTGTCCAAAACTCTTTGTTTCCTTTCCCAAACTTTTCCACTAACTTGAGTGCAACGATATCGATAAATTGCCCATCATGAAAAAGTTCTCCCTTGTAGATTTTTACAAATCCACCTACTCCAATAATATTTTCATAAGCAAAGTTGTTGGTTGCCCTTTGTACATCTTCAAGGGGGATTTGTAAGTGAGAAAAGACACTGAGTAAAGACATGATTTTGACTGAGCTATATACAAATAATATGGGATTTGTAGGGATGAACGATGCAGGTAACTGATCGTAACTGGCAGGAAAGTTGGGTCAACTTAGTTTTGAGGTACTTCAAAAACTTTATAAAGTATCCATTAATCAATCAATTAAGGATTATAAACAAAGATGATTCAACTTATGTCTCAAGACACAGAGTCATTATGTCACATAATTTGTGTTAATTATTAGCGTGCACTCAGTTATATCTCAACTTGATCAAGTTGATCCACTCCTTTCAACACATATTGATCAAGTTGACCCaacatattttttattttattaaaaataaaaatttaaaaatattactACTTGTGGTTtttaaattttcaaaatgagtGCTAATTTTTGGAAATACACAAAATGAGGGGATTGAAAAATGAAGGAGGCAGTTTAATGATCAAATTGCTAATATAAAATTAGCAATGACATTCAGACTTTGTATAGGCAACATTATTTTATTTGTTCATACATACCTAACATGATAAATTAGATGGAATTTCAAATCTCGCATCTTTGAAGATTTCAACAATTGTTAATATGGCCAGATGCAATTTCACATCTTGCACCCTTGAAATTTCAACAATTATTATACATTAACCATATGTATTGATAGTGTACCCCACCTCCGGCCCATTTATCAGCTCCAAAGTTCGCTTCGGAGGATACGGCTACAATATATGGAACGAAGGAAACTTCAGCTACAGTGAACGAGGTCATGGAATCAGAGCAACAGCAGTGAGCTTAGAGCCCATAAAACCTCGGTCAATTACAAAGTCAAGACTAGCGAAACTATTCCTAGCTCGGTGCACGCCTGTACCACAAAGGAAAGGGGACAAACTCACTTTTCTCTGCAGGTTTACCAAAAGGGAAAGTCAACTAGTGATCCAAAATCATTGGAAACTAGCGAATTGGTATGGAAAGCCGTTCCATCCCACTTATAAATGGTATAGAATGCAGGAAACATTCGACATTCAATCCATACACACATAATAACACAATCATGTTATACCATTTGTTTCGGTGGCGTAAAACAGTCTCCTTACCATCGGGGAATCGCCAGCGAATATATCCAAAACCACAATCATTCAATCTCAATCTCTGTGACTTGTATATCCCCATATCAATACTAATCGCCGGTtattgtacaaacaattggcgccatccgtgggactcacATCCTATTCATCTTGTTGAGCAAGAACCGACGCAATGGCGGACTCCAGTCACATACCTCCAGGCTTCACGCCACCCAGAATCACACAAGTCTCAGATTCAACACAACTAGAGTTCTCAACTGTGGGAACCTTAACCAGGTCACCCGCCACTCCGGCTATACTCGTCTCGATGAACCCCTATAGGTCTCATTCCGCAGAACCACCACCGTTGATAGATAAAAACTTTGTCTTGAATAATTATGATCATATCAGATCAGTGATAAAGAACTTAAGGGACACAGGGGTCTTGCAGAGTAGAAGGATGCTAACGTACGAAAGTGAGGAGTACGACGAGGAGATAGAAATAGA
This genomic stretch from Rutidosis leptorrhynchoides isolate AG116_Rl617_1_P2 chromosome 11, CSIRO_AGI_Rlap_v1, whole genome shotgun sequence harbors:
- the LOC139876134 gene encoding probable receptor-like protein kinase At5g59700; the protein is MSLLSVFSHLQIPLEDVQRATNNFAYENIIGVGGFVKIYKGELFHDGQFIDIVALKLVEKFGKGNKEFWTEISMLSSLKHQNLVDFIGFCHGNNEKILVNKYEAKGSLDIYLNDPTLTWTRRLEICVGIAHALSYIHYDEARDFSVVHCNIKSSKILLDDNRQPKLSALNFP